A stretch of the Saprospiraceae bacterium genome encodes the following:
- a CDS encoding sodium:solute symporter: MHFSYWLSSILLLYFGVLLWIARATSKDQSNESFFIGKRNSNWFVVAFGMIGTSLSGVTFISVPGTVGSQGFYYLQVVLGYFLGYLVVAFVLLPVYYRMQVSSIYHFLDEQLGRIAYKTGASFFILSRTVGATARLFLVINVLQLFLLNDLGISFYWTAFFILFMILVYTMQGGVKTIVWTDTLQTFFMLLALVSCIFIILNQLDINFSTAVNHMNEANYLRWFNSDFMAGSNFWKHLIGGAFITISMTGMDQEMMQKNISVRTLKDSQKNMLSFSVVLVIVNILFLILGGLLSLYANQNVPGVAGDDLFPSIAFGKMPVLFSLLFVVGLISALFPSADGAITALTSSFCVDILGFNRNAELTEHQKIRKRKMVHFLFALIFLLLVFIFKWIDNKSIIDLILKVAGYTYGPLLGLYAFALFSKRGLSNSIMVFVLCCLAPVIVFVIDRNSANWFHGFSLGYLNLPLNGLVTYLSLLAISKQKT; encoded by the coding sequence ATGCATTTTAGTTATTGGTTAAGTAGCATCTTGCTTTTGTATTTTGGAGTCTTGCTTTGGATTGCACGCGCAACCTCAAAAGACCAATCCAATGAAAGTTTTTTTATTGGCAAGCGCAATTCAAATTGGTTTGTAGTTGCTTTTGGAATGATTGGTACATCTTTATCTGGTGTGACATTTATTTCTGTGCCGGGTACTGTAGGTTCTCAGGGTTTTTATTATTTGCAAGTTGTATTGGGTTACTTTTTAGGTTATTTGGTCGTTGCCTTTGTACTGCTTCCTGTTTATTATCGGATGCAGGTGAGTTCGATTTACCATTTTCTGGATGAGCAGTTGGGTCGAATTGCTTATAAAACGGGAGCCTCTTTTTTTATTTTGTCCCGCACGGTCGGAGCAACCGCCAGATTGTTTTTAGTAATCAATGTATTGCAACTCTTTTTACTCAATGATTTGGGCATTTCATTTTATTGGACTGCATTTTTTATTCTTTTTATGATTTTGGTTTATACCATGCAGGGAGGTGTTAAAACAATTGTGTGGACCGACACCCTTCAAACCTTTTTTATGTTACTCGCCTTGGTTAGTTGCATTTTTATTATACTAAACCAATTGGATATTAACTTTTCAACAGCGGTAAACCATATGAATGAAGCCAATTATTTGCGTTGGTTTAACAGCGATTTTATGGCCGGCTCAAACTTTTGGAAACACCTGATAGGCGGTGCTTTTATTACCATTAGCATGACAGGAATGGATCAGGAAATGATGCAAAAAAACATCAGTGTCCGTACCTTGAAAGACTCTCAAAAAAACATGCTGAGTTTTAGTGTAGTGTTGGTAATTGTTAACATTCTTTTTTTGATTTTAGGAGGACTGCTTTCATTGTATGCAAATCAAAACGTACCCGGTGTGGCTGGAGATGATTTATTTCCTTCGATTGCTTTTGGTAAAATGCCGGTTTTATTTTCACTATTATTTGTCGTTGGATTAATCTCAGCTTTGTTTCCAAGTGCGGATGGAGCAATTACGGCCTTGACTTCATCTTTTTGTGTAGACATTCTGGGCTTCAATCGAAATGCTGAACTCACAGAGCATCAAAAAATAAGGAAACGCAAAATGGTCCATTTTTTATTTGCACTTATTTTTCTACTCCTGGTATTTATTTTTAAATGGATTGATAATAAATCTATCATCGATTTAATTCTTAAAGTTGCAGGATACACCTATGGACCGTTGCTGGGCTTGTATGCATTTGCCCTGTTTTCCAAACGAGGCTTGTCAAATTCGATCATGGTATTCGTTCTTTGTTGTTTGGCACCCGTGATTGTATTTGTAATCGATCGTAATTCAGCTAATTGGTTCCATGGATTTTCGTTGGGGTATTTAAACCTTCCTCTAAACGGACTGGTTACCTACCTGAGTTTATTAGCCATATCAAAACAGAAAACATGA
- a CDS encoding N-acetylmuramic acid 6-phosphate etherase yields the protein MNFIRLTEGDSIYHDLEHKSSIELLECMNVEDHKPAEAVKLVLPLVATFIDQTLPKLLEGGRIFYIGAGTSGRLGILDASECPPTFGVAPDLFNGIIAGGDGAIRKAVEFAEDSTQQAWLDLQSFFVSELDTVIGITASGTTPYVVNGLKSCREHRITTAGITSNPGSPVSKESDFPFELQLGPEFITGSTRLKSGTAQKMLLNMISTCLMIRFGRVIDNKMVDMQLANTKLIERAVRMILQFKSIREEKARELLKEFGSVRGVIEYLRVNLS from the coding sequence ATGAATTTTATCCGTTTGACCGAAGGAGATTCAATATACCATGACCTTGAACACAAAAGCAGCATTGAATTGCTGGAATGCATGAATGTTGAAGACCACAAACCTGCTGAAGCTGTTAAACTCGTATTGCCTTTAGTTGCGACTTTCATTGATCAGACCTTACCTAAACTTTTAGAAGGCGGACGTATATTTTATATTGGAGCCGGCACGAGTGGCCGATTGGGAATACTGGATGCTTCAGAATGTCCTCCCACATTTGGGGTAGCGCCGGATCTTTTTAATGGAATCATTGCCGGAGGCGATGGAGCCATCCGAAAGGCTGTGGAATTTGCAGAAGATAGCACCCAACAAGCCTGGCTTGATTTACAATCCTTTTTTGTAAGCGAACTCGACACAGTGATCGGAATCACAGCAAGCGGAACTACACCTTATGTCGTAAATGGACTTAAATCCTGTCGGGAACACCGGATTACGACTGCAGGTATTACTTCCAACCCAGGCAGTCCGGTCAGCAAAGAATCCGATTTTCCCTTTGAATTGCAATTGGGACCGGAATTTATTACCGGAAGCACCCGATTAAAAAGTGGAACCGCTCAAAAAATGCTTTTAAATATGATTTCAACCTGCCTTATGATCCGATTTGGGAGGGTAATCGACAATAAAATGGTGGACATGCAATTGGCCAATACGAAACTTATCGAACGAGCGGTGCGTATGATCCTCCAATTTAAATCGATCCGCGAAGAAAAAGCCAGAGAACTCCTCAAAGAATTTGGAAGCGTTCGTGGAGTCATTGAGTATTTGCGTGTAAATCTCAGTTAA
- a CDS encoding rhomboid family intramembrane serine protease yields MLELAKEKEKFIYALFVALLFSVACILIHVLFIIFPIQKYDWSVYPRDIQQWYGILTGQFIHASWGHLFSNLPPLFVSSLVLFYFYRSIGWAGFILILLLTGFMVFLFGRNYSHIGASGLVYGLISFIFFSGIFRRNVKSIVLMTIMVIMYSGYLAGFFPTEERISWESHLFGAIAGLWTAFIFRNFREHDEVAVVYEWQGQDRNPKDYFFERDVFNKTLSERKAESESQDRFF; encoded by the coding sequence ATGCTTGAATTAGCCAAAGAAAAAGAAAAATTCATTTACGCCCTTTTTGTTGCATTGTTATTTTCGGTGGCCTGTATTTTGATACATGTGCTGTTTATCATTTTCCCGATTCAAAAATATGATTGGAGTGTATATCCAAGAGATATTCAACAATGGTATGGAATATTGACCGGGCAGTTTATACATGCGAGCTGGGGCCATTTATTTTCAAACCTTCCTCCCCTATTTGTAAGTAGTTTGGTATTATTTTATTTTTACCGGAGCATTGGATGGGCAGGATTTATTTTGATTTTGCTGTTAACCGGGTTCATGGTTTTTTTATTTGGTCGAAATTATTCGCACATAGGTGCCAGTGGCCTTGTTTATGGATTGATTTCCTTCATCTTTTTTTCAGGTATTTTCAGAAGGAATGTAAAATCGATCGTATTAATGACCATTATGGTTATAATGTATAGCGGATACCTCGCTGGTTTTTTTCCTACAGAAGAAAGGATCTCCTGGGAAAGTCATTTGTTTGGAGCCATTGCAGGACTCTGGACTGCATTTATATTTAGAAATTTCAGAGAACACGATGAGGTTGCAGTAGTTTATGAATGGCAGGGACAAGACCGAAATCCGAAGGATTACTTTTTTGAGCGCGATGTCTTTAACAAAACACTGTCAGAACGAAAAGCAGAATCAGAATCACAAGATCGTTTTTTCTAA
- a CDS encoding thymidine kinase, producing MFLEPAYKSQRSGWIEVICGSMFSGKTEELIRRLKRARIANQKVEIFKPSKDTRYDERKVVSHDENALLSKPILTSKELLSILEDTEVVGIDEAQFFDAQLPEICQELAVKGKRIIIAGLDMDFRGQPFGPMPALMAVAEYITKVHAICPHCGNLATHSYRLSGENETIVLGEKDKYEPRCRLCFTMGAILQFK from the coding sequence ATGTTTCTAGAACCAGCCTATAAATCACAACGCTCCGGATGGATTGAAGTTATCTGTGGCTCCATGTTCAGTGGAAAAACTGAAGAATTGATTCGCCGTCTCAAAAGGGCCCGGATTGCCAACCAAAAAGTTGAAATTTTTAAACCGAGCAAGGATACCCGATATGATGAACGGAAAGTGGTTTCCCACGATGAAAACGCGCTGCTTTCCAAACCCATCTTAACATCCAAAGAATTATTGTCCATATTGGAAGATACCGAAGTCGTAGGCATCGATGAAGCACAATTTTTTGATGCCCAATTGCCTGAAATTTGTCAAGAACTTGCCGTAAAAGGCAAACGGATAATCATTGCTGGATTGGATATGGACTTCAGAGGACAACCCTTTGGTCCGATGCCGGCTTTAATGGCTGTTGCTGAATATATTACCAAAGTCCATGCAATTTGTCCCCATTGCGGCAATCTGGCTACCCATTCGTATCGATTGAGTGGAGAAAATGAAACCATTGTATTGGGCGAAAAGGACAAATACGAACCCAGGTGCAGACTTTGTTTTACGATGGGGGCAATTTTACAATTTAAATAA
- the purH gene encoding bifunctional phosphoribosylaminoimidazolecarboxamide formyltransferase/IMP cyclohydrolase, whose translation MNAKRIHSALISVYNKEGLDEIALRLKDLGIVIYSTGGTQAYLENLGIPVVAVENITEYPSILGGRVKTLHPKVFGGILAIRNPDHLSQLAHFQIPLIDLVIVDLYPFQETRRTSTDHQEIIEKIDIGGISLIRAGAKNYEDVVIISSAMQYPNILEILKNNAISQIEERKQLAGQAFQLSSAYDAAIADYFGASSNNKSPLRYGENPHQQAHFTGDLNECFEILSGKELSYNNILDLDAACNLIADFYKGPACFAVIKHTNVCGIAIRNTLSQAWEDALAGDPVSAFGGILICNKPLDLQTAEKINSLFYEILIAPAFESGVVELLSAKKNRILILLKQLPVNNWSSRTALNGVLNQEMDLHQQEADALKLVTKRQATDLEIVDLLFASQCAKHLKSNAITLVRNQQLIGMGCGQTSRVDACKQAIEKARAMGFDPAGSVMASEAFFPFPDCVELAAQAGIKAIIQPGGSVNDVKSIQKADELGLSMVFTGIRHFKH comes from the coding sequence ATGAACGCTAAACGAATTCACTCGGCTTTAATTTCAGTTTATAATAAAGAGGGTCTTGATGAAATTGCACTCAGACTAAAAGATTTGGGAATTGTGATCTATTCAACCGGAGGGACCCAGGCCTATCTTGAAAATTTAGGAATTCCAGTTGTTGCTGTTGAAAACATTACAGAATATCCATCCATTTTAGGAGGACGGGTAAAAACATTACACCCGAAAGTTTTTGGTGGCATTCTGGCCATTCGGAATCCAGATCATTTATCTCAGTTGGCACATTTTCAAATCCCTTTGATAGATTTGGTCATCGTCGATCTATACCCATTTCAGGAAACCAGAAGGACCAGTACCGACCACCAGGAAATCATTGAGAAAATTGACATTGGGGGCATTTCCCTCATTCGTGCAGGGGCTAAAAATTATGAAGACGTGGTCATCATTTCTTCTGCCATGCAATACCCAAATATTCTTGAAATTTTAAAGAATAATGCGATTTCACAAATTGAAGAACGCAAGCAATTGGCCGGGCAAGCATTTCAGCTGAGCAGTGCCTACGATGCAGCGATTGCTGATTATTTTGGAGCTTCCTCTAACAATAAAAGTCCACTTCGGTATGGTGAAAATCCGCACCAACAGGCACATTTCACAGGCGATCTGAATGAATGCTTTGAAATACTATCAGGAAAAGAATTGTCGTATAATAATATTCTGGATCTGGATGCGGCTTGCAATTTAATTGCTGATTTTTATAAAGGTCCGGCTTGTTTTGCAGTGATCAAACATACCAATGTATGTGGGATTGCCATTCGGAATACACTATCCCAAGCATGGGAAGATGCTTTGGCAGGAGATCCTGTTTCTGCCTTCGGTGGAATTTTAATTTGTAACAAACCGCTGGATCTCCAAACTGCAGAAAAAATCAATTCCTTATTTTATGAAATACTCATAGCACCTGCTTTTGAATCTGGGGTTGTTGAACTGCTGAGTGCAAAGAAAAATCGCATTCTCATTTTATTGAAACAACTGCCAGTAAACAATTGGAGCAGTCGAACGGCTTTGAATGGGGTTTTAAATCAGGAAATGGATCTTCACCAACAAGAAGCCGATGCCTTGAAACTTGTTACTAAAAGACAAGCAACGGATTTAGAAATTGTGGATCTTTTATTTGCATCGCAGTGTGCGAAACATCTGAAATCAAATGCAATTACCCTTGTGAGAAACCAGCAATTAATTGGTATGGGATGTGGGCAAACTTCCCGGGTTGATGCCTGCAAACAAGCCATTGAAAAGGCCAGAGCCATGGGCTTTGATCCTGCAGGCAGTGTGATGGCCTCTGAAGCGTTTTTTCCATTTCCGGATTGCGTTGAACTGGCAGCACAGGCCGGGATTAAAGCTATTATTCAACCGGGGGGATCTGTAAATGATGTTAAAAGCATTCAAAAAGCAGATGAATTGGGTCTTTCAATGGTATTTACCGGAATCAGACATTTTAAGCATTGA
- a CDS encoding type III pantothenate kinase — MDKLCIDIGNSRIKLALMEEGKVKRYAVHWIKEEAAIIRWLEEVEFEKGIYSSVLAQDPDWLLAFKDKRKLMRLSSNTNLPLKIHYKTPETLGTDRIAAMAGALALYKKGALLVVNAGTCITYDLVNNHGEFIGGNIAPGLEMRCKAMHDYTASLPLIKVHDPGNSFIGYDTISAMENGALQGIVLEIEGYFVRLRKNYPELHVVLSGGNAPFLVNHLKISIFAEPYLVLKGLNTILDYQ; from the coding sequence ATGGACAAATTGTGCATAGACATTGGCAATAGCCGGATTAAACTGGCTTTAATGGAAGAGGGTAAAGTCAAGCGCTATGCTGTTCATTGGATCAAAGAAGAAGCAGCCATCATCAGATGGTTGGAAGAAGTTGAATTTGAAAAAGGAATTTATTCCAGTGTATTGGCTCAGGATCCGGATTGGCTGTTGGCATTTAAAGATAAAAGAAAATTAATGCGCTTGAGTTCCAATACCAACCTGCCATTAAAAATACACTATAAAACACCGGAAACACTTGGAACTGACCGGATCGCTGCCATGGCAGGAGCATTGGCGCTCTATAAAAAAGGAGCTTTACTGGTCGTAAATGCAGGTACCTGCATCACCTACGATTTGGTAAACAATCACGGTGAATTTATTGGGGGTAATATTGCCCCGGGCCTGGAAATGCGCTGCAAAGCCATGCACGATTATACGGCCAGTTTGCCGCTGATTAAAGTGCATGATCCCGGAAATTCCTTTATAGGCTACGATACCATAAGTGCCATGGAAAATGGGGCACTTCAAGGCATTGTGCTTGAAATTGAGGGTTATTTTGTCAGGCTTCGTAAAAACTATCCGGAGCTTCACGTCGTTTTAAGTGGTGGGAATGCTCCTTTTTTGGTAAATCACTTGAAAATAAGCATTTTTGCGGAACCTTACCTGGTTCTTAAAGGCCTCAATACCATTTTAGATTATCAATGA
- a CDS encoding 3-phosphoglycerate dehydrogenase, translating to MSWKILVTDGLEESGVSALKSHGFTVDLKKLEAAELPNELIHYQGIIVRSATKIRQDLINRCPNLKFIARAGVGMDNIDIDAARAQGIKVINTPASSSRSVAELSMAHIFNLSRNLQLSNRNLKDKSSFVELKKNLSKATELKGKTLLIIGMGRIGRELGLLALGSGMQILAHDPYINQLSLNFEIQGQTILIPVNLVSLEEGLPEADYISMHSPFDGNQILTQARFAIMKKTACVINTSRGENLDELALLNALNSDQLAGAGLDVFQNEPEVNPLLLNHPKVSVSPHIGASTLDAQQRIAEELVTQIVNLYQEIG from the coding sequence ATGAGTTGGAAAATATTAGTTACAGATGGCCTTGAAGAGTCAGGCGTATCAGCCTTAAAATCACACGGATTTACTGTAGATCTCAAAAAACTTGAAGCAGCTGAGCTTCCAAATGAGTTAATCCATTATCAAGGGATTATAGTCAGAAGTGCAACGAAAATTCGACAGGATCTGATCAATCGTTGTCCGAATCTGAAATTTATTGCCCGTGCAGGCGTAGGCATGGATAATATTGATATTGATGCTGCCAGAGCGCAAGGCATTAAAGTGATTAATACACCTGCATCTTCTTCGCGCTCTGTAGCCGAATTGAGCATGGCCCATATTTTTAATTTGAGCCGCAACCTCCAGCTCAGCAATCGCAATTTAAAGGACAAAAGCAGTTTTGTCGAACTTAAAAAGAATCTATCAAAAGCTACCGAATTAAAAGGGAAAACGCTGCTCATCATTGGCATGGGTAGAATTGGTAGGGAATTGGGTTTATTGGCCCTTGGTTCGGGTATGCAAATCCTGGCACACGATCCTTATATTAATCAGCTATCCTTGAATTTTGAAATACAAGGACAAACCATATTAATTCCTGTTAACTTAGTGAGCTTAGAGGAAGGACTTCCCGAAGCAGATTACATCAGCATGCATTCTCCGTTTGATGGAAATCAAATTCTCACTCAAGCGCGCTTTGCAATCATGAAAAAAACCGCATGTGTCATTAATACATCGCGTGGTGAAAATCTGGATGAACTTGCTTTATTAAATGCTTTAAATTCAGATCAATTAGCCGGAGCAGGATTGGATGTTTTTCAAAATGAACCGGAAGTAAATCCGCTTTTGTTAAATCACCCAAAAGTTTCAGTTAGTCCACACATTGGTGCATCTACCCTTGATGCGCAACAGCGAATCGCTGAAGAATTGGTAACTCAGATTGTTAATTTATATCAGGAAATCGGTTAA
- a CDS encoding ankyrin repeat domain-containing protein, giving the protein MKKAFFSFLAVASVVLNGYSQQTLQSAIEQSDSRFVKEWIASGHDVNNILIVNDQKLTPLAYAALKANPEMVNLLLNRGAQVNQKTDFQDALMFAAMGGNTEIIETLLTAGANPMNENKMGKCARDLAKDAGHSAAHQLLSVETEKRVTAQRAKRLK; this is encoded by the coding sequence ATGAAAAAAGCATTTTTTAGTTTTTTAGCTGTAGCAAGCGTGGTCCTGAATGGATACAGTCAGCAGACCCTCCAATCCGCAATTGAACAATCGGATTCCCGATTTGTAAAAGAATGGATTGCATCCGGACATGATGTAAATAACATCCTCATTGTCAACGATCAAAAATTAACTCCTTTAGCCTATGCCGCTTTAAAGGCTAATCCGGAAATGGTCAATTTATTATTGAACCGGGGTGCACAGGTTAATCAAAAAACGGATTTTCAGGATGCATTGATGTTTGCTGCTATGGGTGGCAATACAGAAATCATTGAAACCTTATTAACCGCAGGTGCCAATCCAATGAATGAAAATAAAATGGGGAAATGTGCACGCGATTTGGCCAAAGATGCCGGTCACAGTGCTGCTCACCAATTATTAAGTGTGGAAACAGAGAAACGAGTTACTGCTCAGAGAGCAAAAAGACTGAAATAA
- the recG gene encoding ATP-dependent DNA helicase RecG, whose protein sequence is MSSLKLYPDSPIEFLKGVGPQKAIALKEQLNIRTLGDLIEYYPFRYVDKTIIHRIDEINQEGSYYQLRGKIQSLDEKGFGKTKRLTAIFQDGSGFLELIWFQNYHWIRQKLESGKEFIIYGKLNLSGLQKSMAHPELEELNPAIPQNKLRFDPVYSSNEKLISKGLDTKGLRRILFHVFQNLEPLSIHENLPDYILQKYQLPERYECLLNIHFPPNANALHLAKQRLKFEELFFMQLRMIRAMMLRKSKSVSFQFDLNKDSYLNFFKTKLPFQLTKAQLKVLEEITVDLSSGKQMNRLLQGDVGSGKTIVALLVMVLANSNGFQACIMAPTEVLANQHYQSIGQLLQDTGFTCALLSSNVKGKEREKLLSQLEAGSIAILIGTHAVLEDPVKFKNLGLVVIDEQHRFGVEQRAKLWSKSNSLPPHILVMTATPIPRTLAMSLYGDLDVSIIDELPPDRKPIKTLHFTEILRGKLFEFMKDQIRLGRQIYIVFPLIEESEKLDIENLELGYEKLLESFPMPSYQIAVVHGRLRPKDKELEMQRFIQQRAQIMVATTVIEVGVNVPNASIMIIENAERFGLAQLHQLRGRVGRGADQSYCVLMSADRLSPDAKNRIQIMCRTNDGFEIAEEDLKIRGPGNLDGTQQSGLIALKVADIVEDQQILLTARKLAEAILLRDPELKHPTNARLRQQLDPEISGQNLAIIS, encoded by the coding sequence ATGAGTTCATTAAAACTATATCCAGACAGTCCAATTGAATTTTTGAAAGGTGTAGGCCCTCAAAAAGCAATTGCATTAAAGGAACAGTTAAACATCCGCACACTTGGAGACCTGATTGAATATTATCCATTTCGTTATGTCGACAAAACCATCATCCATCGCATTGATGAAATTAATCAGGAAGGATCTTATTATCAATTACGAGGCAAAATTCAAAGCCTCGATGAAAAAGGATTTGGCAAGACAAAACGATTAACAGCAATTTTTCAAGATGGCAGTGGATTTCTTGAATTGATTTGGTTTCAAAATTATCATTGGATTAGACAAAAACTTGAGTCCGGAAAGGAGTTTATTATTTATGGAAAATTAAACCTGTCCGGATTACAGAAATCCATGGCACATCCCGAATTAGAAGAATTAAATCCAGCGATTCCTCAAAACAAACTTCGATTTGATCCGGTCTATTCGAGCAATGAAAAATTAATTTCCAAAGGCCTTGACACGAAAGGACTTCGAAGAATTTTATTTCATGTTTTTCAAAACCTTGAACCCCTGTCCATTCATGAAAATTTACCAGATTACATCCTTCAGAAATATCAATTACCTGAAAGATATGAATGCTTATTAAACATTCACTTTCCTCCAAATGCCAACGCATTGCACCTGGCAAAGCAACGCCTCAAGTTTGAAGAATTATTTTTTATGCAATTGCGCATGATTCGAGCCATGATGTTGCGAAAAAGCAAAAGCGTTAGCTTTCAATTTGACTTAAATAAAGATAGTTATCTGAATTTTTTCAAAACAAAACTCCCCTTTCAGTTGACCAAAGCGCAACTAAAAGTTTTAGAAGAAATAACAGTTGATTTGAGTTCGGGAAAACAAATGAATCGATTGCTTCAGGGTGATGTCGGAAGTGGTAAAACCATTGTTGCTTTATTGGTCATGGTACTTGCAAATTCAAATGGATTTCAAGCCTGCATTATGGCGCCCACTGAAGTTTTGGCTAACCAGCATTATCAAAGCATCGGTCAACTATTGCAGGACACTGGATTTACCTGTGCATTATTAAGTTCGAATGTTAAAGGAAAAGAACGGGAAAAACTGTTAAGTCAATTGGAAGCAGGAAGCATTGCTATTTTAATTGGCACCCATGCTGTATTAGAAGATCCGGTAAAATTTAAAAATCTTGGTCTGGTAGTTATTGATGAACAACACCGGTTTGGGGTTGAACAACGCGCAAAACTTTGGTCTAAATCCAATTCACTTCCACCCCACATCCTGGTGATGACAGCTACGCCTATTCCCAGAACCCTTGCCATGAGTTTGTACGGCGATTTAGATGTTTCGATTATCGACGAACTTCCTCCAGATCGCAAGCCGATTAAAACCTTACATTTTACTGAAATCCTTCGCGGCAAGCTCTTTGAATTTATGAAAGATCAAATTCGACTCGGCCGTCAAATTTACATAGTATTTCCTCTGATTGAAGAATCTGAAAAATTGGATATTGAGAACCTAGAATTGGGTTATGAAAAGTTGTTAGAATCCTTTCCAATGCCCAGCTATCAAATTGCTGTGGTGCACGGTCGACTGCGACCCAAAGACAAAGAATTGGAAATGCAGCGATTTATTCAACAACGGGCCCAAATCATGGTGGCCACAACAGTCATTGAAGTAGGCGTAAACGTTCCAAATGCTTCCATCATGATCATTGAAAATGCCGAACGATTTGGTTTGGCACAATTGCATCAACTTCGGGGGCGGGTTGGCAGAGGAGCCGATCAATCGTATTGCGTTTTAATGAGTGCCGATCGACTCAGTCCAGATGCGAAAAACCGGATTCAGATTATGTGCCGCACCAATGATGGCTTTGAGATCGCCGAAGAAGACCTTAAAATCAGAGGCCCGGGCAATCTGGATGGGACCCAACAAAGTGGTTTGATTGCGCTAAAAGTAGCCGATATTGTTGAAGATCAGCAGATTCTGCTCACTGCCCGCAAACTTGCCGAAGCCATCTTGCTGAGAGATCCTGAATTAAAACACCCAACCAATGCACGATTAAGACAACAGTTGGATCCCGAAATTTCTGGCCAGAATCTTGCAATAATATCCTAA
- a CDS encoding ribosome-binding factor A: MDSIRQKQVSELLRRQFSYVLAGEGAYIYGNSVLVTITSVSISPDFSLAKVYLSIFNTEDKQSVILEMEEHYARLKQALHQRIKKQIRTMPELKFYIDDMMDEVYKVDALFKKFEK, from the coding sequence ATGGATTCTATAAGGCAAAAACAGGTATCGGAGCTTCTTAGACGTCAATTCAGCTACGTGCTTGCTGGTGAAGGTGCCTACATCTATGGAAATAGCGTTTTGGTGACCATTACCAGTGTTTCAATAAGCCCTGATTTTAGCCTGGCTAAAGTGTATTTGAGTATCTTTAATACGGAAGATAAACAGTCGGTCATTTTGGAAATGGAAGAACATTATGCGCGTTTAAAGCAGGCCTTACACCAACGGATTAAAAAACAAATCCGAACTATGCCTGAATTAAAGTTTTATATTGACGATATGATGGATGAAGTGTATAAAGTAGATGCCCTGTTCAAGAAGTTTGAAAAGTAA